Proteins encoded in a region of the Nicotiana tomentosiformis chromosome 9, ASM39032v3, whole genome shotgun sequence genome:
- the LOC138898433 gene encoding uncharacterized protein — translation MVDFDAILGMDWLSPYHAILDCHAKIVALAMSGLPLLQWRGTLDYLLIRVMSFLKAQWMVDKGCDSYLAFVRDVSADTPTVELVWIVKDFPDVVPADLSGIPPDIDIDFGIDLVSVTQPIYISPYNMKPVELKKLKEQLQELVDKGFIRPSMSP, via the coding sequence atggtagactttgatgcgatcttgggcatggactggttgtcgccctatcatgctattctggattgtcacgctaagattgtGGCACTAGCTATGTCAGGTTTGCCACTATTGCAGTGGAGAGGTACATTGGATTATCTTCTTATTAGGGTTATGTCCTTTTTAAAGGCTCAGTGGATGGTTGATAAggggtgtgattcatatctagcctttgtgagagatgtcagtgctgatactcctaccgttgagttagtTTGGATAGTGAAAGACTTCCCAGATGTAGTTCCAGCAGATCTTTCAGGCATTCCACCTGATatagatatcgattttggtattgacctagTGTCTGTCACTCAACCCATTTATATTTCACCATATAATATGAAACCAGTGGAGCTGAagaagttgaaggagcagctacaAGAGTtggttgataagggtttcattcggcctagtatgtcaccttag